One Acidobacteriota bacterium DNA segment encodes these proteins:
- a CDS encoding HNH endonuclease, whose translation MSKSPSAKPRRRPTATQRRTVEARAGGVCEYCRCLRRYVPQPFNVEHIIPFARGGKTEIRNLAWACAGCNYYKHDKLTALDPLTSKRVRLFNPRCQHWAEHFTWDADATLMIGLTAIGRATIKALRLNREELVNFREAFRILKLHPPKESGR comes from the coding sequence TTGTCCAAATCTCCTAGCGCCAAACCTCGACGACGCCCGACAGCCACGCAACGGCGCACGGTTGAGGCGCGTGCTGGCGGCGTTTGCGAATACTGCCGCTGCCTCCGGCGTTATGTCCCACAGCCGTTCAACGTCGAGCATATCATTCCATTTGCACGCGGCGGCAAAACAGAAATCCGCAACTTGGCTTGGGCTTGCGCCGGGTGCAATTACTACAAACACGACAAACTGACAGCACTTGATCCGTTGACCAGCAAGCGCGTGCGGTTATTCAATCCGCGCTGTCAGCATTGGGCGGAGCATTTCACTTGGGATGCGGATGCCACGCTGATGATTGGGTTAACCGCAATTGGGCGGGCGACGATCAAAGCGTTGCGGTTGAACCGGGAAGAACTGGTCAATTTCCGTGAGGCATTTCGTATCTTGAAGCTACATCCGCCGAAGGAATCTGGGCGGTGA